From the genome of Nakamurella flavida, one region includes:
- a CDS encoding asparaginase produces MSRPPVELVHVLRSGFHECSHYGSMVVTGPDGAILHEAGDPSAAVLPRSSNKPFQAVAMLQAGADLAGADLALASASHSGESMHVTRVLAMLERAGLTEDDLQCPPALPMEEQAKRAVLAEGGEPRRVYMNCSGKHAGMLLACVAQGWDTATYLDPEHPLQRSVRAVVARLADEEPSAVCIDGCGAPLFAIPLTALARAFGRVNAAAPGTVEQTVASAMRNNPEMVGGTGREDTRLMAGLPGLLVKGGAEGVHCASLPDGSTVAVKIADGGDRARMPVLVAGLRRLEVPTDEAGAALLDELGTGVVLGGGRPVGTVQAAPAVR; encoded by the coding sequence GTGTCCCGTCCCCCCGTCGAACTCGTGCACGTGCTGCGGTCCGGCTTCCACGAGTGCAGCCACTACGGGTCCATGGTCGTCACCGGCCCGGACGGCGCGATCCTGCACGAGGCCGGTGACCCGTCCGCCGCGGTCCTCCCCCGGTCGTCGAACAAGCCGTTCCAGGCGGTGGCCATGCTGCAGGCTGGTGCCGATCTGGCCGGCGCCGACCTGGCCCTGGCCTCCGCGTCGCACTCCGGCGAGTCGATGCACGTGACCCGGGTGCTGGCCATGCTCGAACGGGCCGGGCTCACCGAGGACGACCTGCAGTGCCCGCCGGCGCTGCCGATGGAGGAACAGGCCAAGCGGGCGGTGCTCGCCGAGGGGGGCGAACCGCGGCGGGTCTACATGAACTGCTCCGGCAAGCACGCCGGGATGCTGCTGGCCTGCGTCGCACAGGGGTGGGACACGGCCACCTACCTCGATCCCGAGCACCCGCTGCAGCGGTCCGTCCGCGCAGTGGTGGCCCGACTGGCCGACGAGGAGCCCAGTGCGGTGTGCATCGACGGGTGCGGGGCTCCGCTGTTCGCCATCCCGCTCACCGCACTGGCCCGCGCCTTCGGTCGGGTCAACGCGGCCGCGCCCGGCACCGTGGAGCAGACCGTCGCGTCGGCCATGCGGAACAACCCGGAGATGGTGGGCGGCACCGGCCGCGAGGACACCCGGCTGATGGCCGGCCTCCCCGGACTGCTGGTCAAGGGAGGTGCCGAGGGGGTCCACTGCGCCTCGCTGCCCGACGGCAGCACCGTCGCGGTGAAGATCGCGGACGGTGGCGACCGGGCCCGCATGCCCGTTCTGGTCGCCGGTCTGCGGCGGCTCGAGGTGCCCACGGACGAGGCCGGGGCCGCCCTGCTCGACGAGCTGGGCACCGGGGTCGTGCTGGGCGGAGGGCGCCCGGTGGGCACCGTCCAGGCCGCTCCGGCCGTCCGCTGA
- the coaA gene encoding type I pantothenate kinase: MPDDEAVSAAPDTPTLPARVGGHAPRGGTVTEPRPGRRTAPGRRPVFDEDLSPFVDMDRAEWAALARATPLPLSADELTRLSGLGDPIDLAEVETVYLPLSRLLNLYVAGTGTLHRVTSTFLGERAARTPFVIGVGGSVAVGKSTTARVLRELLARWPDTPRVELITTDGFLYPNAVLEARGLMDRKGFPESYDRRALLRFVAAVKSGAAEVRAPRYDHLTYDIVPDEEIVVHRPDVLIVEGLNVLQPAQLDEEGEAALSLSDFFDFSVYVDADIDSIRRWYVERFLSLRQTAFADPQSFFHRFAALTDTEAVELAERIWGSINEPNLTENILPTRGRASLVMVKGPDHAVSRIRLRKL, translated from the coding sequence ATGCCCGACGACGAGGCGGTGTCCGCCGCGCCGGACACCCCCACCCTGCCCGCTCGAGTCGGCGGGCACGCGCCCCGTGGCGGGACGGTGACCGAGCCCCGCCCGGGCCGCCGGACCGCCCCCGGCCGCCGACCCGTCTTCGACGAGGACCTCTCCCCGTTCGTCGACATGGACCGGGCGGAGTGGGCCGCGCTGGCCCGGGCCACTCCGCTGCCGCTCTCGGCCGACGAGCTGACCCGGCTGTCGGGTCTGGGGGACCCGATCGACCTCGCCGAGGTGGAGACCGTCTACCTGCCGCTGTCCCGACTGCTCAACCTCTACGTCGCCGGCACCGGCACCCTGCACCGGGTGACCTCGACGTTCCTGGGGGAGCGGGCCGCCCGCACCCCGTTCGTCATCGGGGTGGGCGGGTCGGTGGCCGTCGGCAAGTCCACCACCGCCCGGGTGCTCCGCGAGCTGCTGGCCCGCTGGCCGGACACCCCGCGCGTCGAGCTCATCACCACCGACGGGTTCCTCTACCCCAACGCGGTGCTGGAGGCGCGGGGGCTGATGGACCGCAAGGGTTTCCCCGAGTCCTACGACCGCCGGGCCCTGCTGCGCTTCGTGGCCGCGGTGAAGTCCGGGGCGGCGGAGGTGCGGGCACCGCGGTACGACCACCTGACGTACGACATCGTCCCGGACGAGGAGATCGTGGTGCACCGCCCCGATGTCCTCATCGTCGAGGGACTGAACGTGCTGCAGCCGGCCCAGCTCGACGAGGAGGGCGAGGCCGCCCTGTCGCTCAGCGACTTCTTCGACTTCTCCGTCTACGTGGACGCCGACATCGACTCGATCCGCCGGTGGTACGTGGAACGCTTCCTCAGCCTTCGGCAGACCGCCTTCGCCGATCCGCAGTCGTTCTTCCACCGGTTCGCCGCGCTGACCGACACCGAGGCCGTCGAGCTGGCCGAGCGGATCTGGGGCTCGATCAACGAGCCCAACCTGACCGAGAACATCCTGCCCACCCGGGGTCGGGCCTCCCTGGTGATGGTCAAGGGGCCGGACCACGCGGTCAGCCGGATCCGGTTGCGCAAGCTCTGA
- the ygfZ gene encoding CAF17-like 4Fe-4S cluster assembly/insertion protein YgfZ, with protein MSVTPSAAGSSPLDPTGPDGPGSHGATPADTSPPVTTELPVTVLDGAAPGPAPTVLPSPLLGLPGAVAGTGRDTGLAWHYGDPMGEQRVTTLRTGLFDTSTRGRLTVTGPDRLTWLHTLTSQFLSTAADGTVTQALVLSPQGHVEHHMNVTVLPDAVHLDTEPGAHEGLLAYLTGMVFWSKVEIADRTADLGGLLLVGPTTAEVLGQVLGAGTQLPGGADTAVVLPAGGPQGWLRRTTAGTELVVARGDLAALAAQLVRAGARPAGTWAADALRVLDRRPRWGVDTDERTIPNEVEWLRTAVHLNKGCYRGQETVARVDNIGRPPRRLVLLNLDGSMERLPETGDAVVSGAGRVVGRLGTVVHHHEDGPVALALLKRAIEPGVPLLAGGVDAVMDPADAPEPETAPRSAVDHRALRSVRRP; from the coding sequence ATGTCCGTCACCCCGTCCGCCGCCGGCTCGTCACCACTGGATCCCACCGGCCCGGACGGCCCCGGCTCGCACGGTGCGACACCGGCCGACACGTCGCCGCCGGTCACCACCGAGCTGCCGGTGACCGTCCTGGACGGCGCCGCGCCCGGCCCCGCTCCCACCGTGCTGCCCTCCCCCCTGCTGGGTCTGCCGGGTGCCGTCGCCGGCACCGGCCGGGACACCGGGCTGGCCTGGCACTACGGCGACCCGATGGGCGAGCAGCGGGTCACCACCCTGCGCACCGGGTTGTTCGACACCTCCACCCGCGGCCGGCTCACCGTCACCGGACCGGACCGGCTCACCTGGCTGCACACGCTGACCAGTCAGTTCCTCTCCACCGCGGCCGACGGCACGGTGACCCAGGCGCTGGTGCTCAGCCCGCAGGGCCACGTCGAGCACCACATGAACGTCACCGTGCTGCCCGACGCGGTCCACCTGGACACCGAGCCCGGCGCCCACGAGGGCCTGCTGGCCTATCTGACCGGCATGGTGTTCTGGTCGAAGGTGGAGATCGCCGACCGGACGGCCGACCTCGGTGGGCTCCTGCTCGTCGGACCGACCACCGCCGAGGTGCTGGGCCAGGTGCTCGGCGCGGGCACGCAGCTCCCCGGGGGTGCGGACACGGCTGTCGTGCTGCCCGCCGGCGGGCCCCAGGGGTGGCTCCGGCGGACCACCGCGGGCACCGAACTGGTCGTGGCCCGCGGCGATCTCGCCGCCCTGGCCGCGCAGCTGGTCCGGGCGGGTGCCCGCCCGGCGGGCACCTGGGCGGCCGACGCCCTGCGCGTGCTGGACCGGCGGCCGCGCTGGGGCGTGGACACCGACGAGCGCACCATCCCCAACGAGGTCGAGTGGCTGCGCACCGCGGTGCACCTGAACAAGGGCTGCTACCGCGGCCAGGAGACCGTCGCCCGGGTCGACAACATCGGCCGGCCGCCCCGCCGGCTGGTGCTGCTCAACCTGGACGGGTCGATGGAACGGCTCCCGGAGACCGGTGACGCCGTGGTCAGCGGCGCGGGCCGGGTCGTCGGCAGGCTCGGCACCGTCGTGCACCACCACGAGGACGGCCCGGTCGCCCTCGCCCTGCTCAAGCGGGCCATCGAGCCGGGGGTGCCGTTGCTGGCCGGTGGGGTGGACGCCGTGATGGACCCGGCCGACGCCCCGGAGCCGGAGACCGCACCCCGATCGGCGGTGGACCACCGCGCCCTGCGGTCCGTCCGCCGTCCCTGA
- a CDS encoding App1 family protein, with protein MSRPPSGTPQGERPGSGAASARPHIGARLEDRVFAVVGTLLRRRGWRPAIVPYSGYGSAGAVGTGGAGDPADSAGFARILARVVLTPPGAAGADPSAREAGDPRTAGRQRAARGWRRFLAVAVPDAEVTVRLGGREHRLVTARGGYLDRTVPAALGPGWHEVPLRLTDGPDAVTRVLVVAPGPQIGLVSDIDDTVLVTLLPRPLVAAWNTFVLRETARRPVPGMAGFYADVLARHPRAPVVYLSTGAWNVAATLTRFLSRNGFPEGPLLLTDWGPTNTGWFRSGQEHKRSALRRLAQELPGVRWLLVGDDGQHDPALYAEFAAACPDQVAAVAIRLLTPAQQVLAGNTQAADKRVRPGSAPTVTAADGAGLSLALAEGELLGPQGAR; from the coding sequence ATGAGCCGGCCCCCATCCGGGACGCCCCAGGGGGAGCGGCCGGGGAGCGGCGCCGCGTCGGCCCGCCCGCACATCGGCGCCCGCCTGGAGGACCGGGTGTTCGCGGTCGTCGGGACGCTGCTGCGGCGGCGCGGCTGGCGGCCGGCGATCGTCCCGTACAGCGGGTACGGCTCCGCCGGTGCCGTGGGCACTGGGGGCGCTGGGGACCCGGCGGACTCCGCCGGGTTCGCCCGCATCCTCGCGCGGGTGGTGTTGACCCCGCCGGGTGCGGCCGGGGCGGACCCCAGCGCCCGGGAGGCCGGGGACCCGCGGACGGCGGGGCGGCAGCGGGCCGCCCGCGGTTGGCGGCGCTTCCTGGCCGTGGCCGTTCCCGACGCCGAGGTCACCGTCCGGCTGGGTGGGCGGGAACACCGGCTGGTCACCGCCCGCGGCGGCTATCTGGACCGGACGGTGCCCGCCGCCCTCGGCCCGGGCTGGCACGAGGTTCCGCTCCGGCTGACCGACGGGCCGGACGCGGTGACCCGGGTGCTGGTGGTCGCGCCGGGTCCGCAGATCGGCCTGGTGAGCGACATCGACGACACCGTCCTGGTCACCCTGCTGCCCCGACCGCTGGTGGCTGCCTGGAACACCTTCGTCCTGCGGGAGACCGCCCGCCGGCCGGTGCCCGGGATGGCCGGCTTCTACGCCGACGTCCTGGCCCGGCATCCCCGAGCCCCGGTGGTCTACCTGTCCACCGGGGCGTGGAACGTGGCCGCCACGTTGACACGCTTCCTCTCCCGCAACGGCTTCCCCGAGGGCCCGCTGCTGCTCACCGACTGGGGGCCGACGAACACCGGCTGGTTCCGGTCCGGCCAGGAGCACAAGCGATCCGCGCTGCGCAGGTTGGCGCAGGAGCTTCCCGGCGTGCGTTGGCTGTTGGTCGGCGACGACGGGCAGCACGACCCCGCGCTCTACGCCGAGTTCGCCGCCGCGTGCCCCGACCAGGTGGCCGCGGTGGCCATCCGGCTGCTCACCCCGGCCCAGCAGGTGCTGGCCGGCAACACCCAGGCCGCGGACAAGCGGGTCCGCCCCGGGTCGGCGCCCACGGTGACCGCCGCGGACGGGGCCGGCCTGTCCCTGGCCCTCGCCGAGGGGGAGCTGTTGGGCCCGCAGGGCGCCCGGTGA
- a CDS encoding aminotransferase class IV codes for MPADETRPTTLVALLDGTLVPVTTPLLRPDDLGVLRGDGIFDTTLAVDGRPRDLDDHLARLFRSAAMIDLVLPGQADWRRGVDAILRAWTGGREMVLRLAATRGPDGAGPTCYVTGAPLAAASIAQREDGVRIVLLPRGFSSAAGADHPWLLSGAKTISYAINMAALRWAHEHDADDAVFSAADGHVLEAPTASVVLVPQDAPRTLVTPPDQGVLESITVRTLFAAAERAGWRTERRPVPVGELHAAQGLWLASSARLLAPVTAVDGVPREDTALARALNRELADLLDVPR; via the coding sequence GTGCCTGCCGACGAGACCCGACCGACGACCCTGGTGGCGCTGCTCGACGGGACCCTCGTCCCGGTGACCACGCCGCTGCTGCGCCCGGACGACCTCGGGGTGCTGCGCGGGGACGGCATCTTCGACACCACCCTGGCCGTGGACGGCCGCCCCCGCGATCTCGACGACCACCTCGCCCGGTTGTTCCGGTCCGCGGCGATGATCGACCTGGTCCTGCCGGGGCAGGCGGACTGGCGCCGGGGGGTCGACGCGATCCTCCGGGCGTGGACCGGCGGCCGGGAGATGGTGCTGCGGCTCGCCGCCACCCGCGGGCCCGACGGCGCCGGGCCGACCTGCTATGTCACCGGGGCACCGTTGGCCGCGGCCAGCATCGCCCAGCGGGAGGACGGGGTGCGGATCGTGCTGCTGCCGCGCGGGTTCTCCTCGGCGGCCGGGGCCGATCACCCGTGGCTGCTGTCCGGGGCGAAGACCATCTCGTACGCGATCAACATGGCGGCGCTGCGGTGGGCGCACGAGCACGACGCCGACGACGCGGTGTTCAGCGCCGCCGACGGGCACGTGCTGGAGGCGCCGACCGCCTCGGTGGTGCTGGTTCCCCAGGACGCCCCGCGGACGCTGGTCACCCCGCCGGATCAGGGGGTGCTGGAGAGCATCACCGTGCGGACGCTGTTCGCCGCGGCCGAGCGCGCCGGCTGGCGGACGGAGCGGCGCCCGGTTCCGGTCGGGGAACTGCATGCGGCGCAGGGGTTGTGGCTGGCCTCCAGCGCTCGCCTGCTGGCCCCGGTGACCGCGGTGGACGGGGTCCCGCGCGAGGACACCGCCCTCGCGCGGGCATTGAACCGGGAGTTGGCCGATCTGCTCGACGTCCCCCGGTGA
- the pgm gene encoding phosphoglucomutase (alpha-D-glucose-1,6-bisphosphate-dependent), protein MDPRAGQPAQASDLIDVDALLTAYEDLHPDANDPEQKVVFGTSGHRGSAFDTAFNRDHILAITQAICEYRAEQGTDGPLFMGADTHALSGPAQATALEVLAANGVTVMLDASDGYTPTPSVSHAILKANRKRTSRLADGIVVTPSHNPPRDGGFKYNPPNGGPADSDATAQIAGRANEILLGGLAEVKRMPYEQARRADTTGFYDFMASYVGDLENVLNIQAIKDAGVRIGADPLGGASVAYWGAIGERYGLDLTVVNETVDPRWAFMTLDWDGKIRMDCSSPSAMASLVKRASEFDIATGNDADADRHGIVTPDAGLMNPNHYLAVAIDYLYRNRDGWSPDTGVGKTLVSSSMIDRVVGDLGRRLDEVPVGFKWFVPGLIDGSIGFGGEESAGASFLRTRGTVWTTDKDGILLALLASEIQAVSGKSPSQRYRELTEKFGDPAYARVDAPASKAEKAKLAKLSPEDVTADTLAGEAITARLVTAPGNGAAIGGLKVTTENAWFAARPSGTEDVYKIYAESFKGPEHLAQVQAEARDVVSAALKG, encoded by the coding sequence ATGGATCCACGCGCAGGACAGCCCGCCCAGGCCAGCGATCTGATCGATGTCGACGCCCTGCTGACGGCGTACGAGGACCTCCACCCGGATGCGAACGATCCGGAGCAGAAGGTCGTGTTCGGCACCTCCGGTCACCGCGGTTCGGCGTTCGACACCGCGTTCAACCGCGACCACATCCTGGCCATCACCCAGGCGATCTGCGAGTACCGCGCCGAGCAGGGCACGGACGGACCGCTGTTCATGGGGGCGGACACCCACGCCCTCTCCGGGCCCGCGCAGGCCACCGCGCTGGAGGTGCTCGCGGCCAACGGCGTCACGGTGATGCTGGACGCCTCCGACGGGTACACCCCGACGCCGTCGGTCTCGCACGCCATCCTCAAGGCCAACCGCAAGCGCACCAGCAGGCTCGCCGACGGCATCGTGGTCACCCCGAGCCACAACCCGCCCCGTGACGGCGGTTTCAAGTACAACCCGCCGAACGGCGGCCCGGCCGACTCCGACGCCACCGCGCAGATCGCCGGCCGCGCGAACGAGATCCTGCTCGGCGGGCTCGCCGAGGTGAAGCGGATGCCGTACGAGCAGGCACGGCGGGCCGACACCACCGGCTTCTACGACTTCATGGCCTCCTACGTGGGCGACCTGGAGAACGTGCTGAACATCCAGGCGATCAAGGACGCCGGCGTACGCATCGGCGCCGACCCGCTCGGCGGCGCGTCGGTCGCCTACTGGGGCGCCATCGGCGAGCGGTACGGGCTGGACCTGACCGTCGTCAACGAGACGGTCGACCCGCGGTGGGCGTTCATGACGCTGGACTGGGACGGCAAGATCCGGATGGACTGCTCGTCCCCGTCGGCGATGGCCTCGCTGGTCAAGCGGGCCTCGGAGTTCGACATCGCCACCGGCAACGACGCGGACGCCGACCGGCACGGCATCGTCACCCCCGACGCCGGGCTGATGAACCCGAACCACTACCTGGCCGTGGCCATCGACTACCTGTACCGGAACCGCGACGGCTGGTCGCCGGACACCGGGGTGGGCAAGACCCTGGTCAGCTCGTCGATGATCGACCGGGTGGTCGGCGACCTGGGCCGCCGTCTGGACGAGGTGCCGGTCGGCTTCAAGTGGTTCGTGCCGGGCCTGATCGACGGATCGATCGGCTTCGGCGGCGAGGAGTCCGCCGGGGCGTCGTTCCTGCGCACCCGCGGCACCGTGTGGACCACCGACAAGGACGGCATCCTGCTGGCCCTGCTGGCGAGCGAGATCCAGGCGGTCAGCGGCAAGTCGCCGAGCCAGCGGTACCGGGAGCTCACCGAGAAGTTCGGCGATCCGGCCTACGCCCGGGTGGACGCGCCCGCGTCCAAGGCGGAGAAGGCCAAGCTGGCCAAGCTCTCCCCGGAGGACGTCACCGCGGACACCCTGGCCGGCGAGGCGATCACCGCCCGGCTGGTCACCGCCCCGGGCAACGGCGCGGCCATCGGCGGGCTCAAGGTGACGACGGAGAACGCCTGGTTCGCCGCCCGGCCGTCCGGCACCGAGGACGTCTACAAGATCTACGCCGAGTCCTTCAAGGGGCCGGAGCACCTGGCCCAGGTGCAGGCCGAGGCCCGCGACGTGGTCTCCGCAGCCCTGAAGGGCTGA
- a CDS encoding threonine ammonia-lyase, whose translation MTAVAPATPRLVDIDAIRDAAERIRPYAVRTPLLPSPWPGLWLKPENLQAIGAFKIRGAATAISRLDPEVRARGVLAHSSGNHAQAVAFVARAFGIDAHIVIPDNAPERKIRATRDLGATVELVPVAERFSRPLELQAQTGKAMIPPFDHPDIVAGQGTVGLEIVEDFPSTPGADGPVETILVPVSGGGLISGVAAAVAALLPDVKVVGVEPALAGDAAESLRTGRRVAWEPADTARTVADGLRTFSIGELPWQHISTQVHDIVTVSEEEILDATRELALRARLLAEPSGAVSVAAYLHHADRLPGGRTVAVVSGGNIDPALLGRLLTQP comes from the coding sequence ATGACCGCCGTCGCACCCGCCACCCCCCGCCTCGTCGACATCGACGCGATCCGGGACGCCGCCGAACGCATCCGGCCCTACGCCGTGCGCACCCCGCTCCTGCCGTCGCCGTGGCCCGGGCTGTGGCTCAAGCCGGAGAACCTGCAGGCCATCGGCGCGTTCAAGATCCGCGGGGCGGCCACCGCCATCTCCCGCCTCGACCCGGAGGTCCGGGCCCGGGGTGTGCTCGCGCACTCGTCGGGCAACCACGCCCAGGCCGTGGCCTTCGTGGCCCGGGCGTTCGGCATCGACGCGCACATCGTCATCCCGGACAACGCCCCCGAGCGCAAGATCCGGGCCACCCGGGACCTGGGAGCCACCGTCGAACTGGTCCCCGTGGCGGAGCGGTTCTCCCGGCCGCTGGAACTCCAGGCGCAGACGGGCAAGGCGATGATCCCGCCGTTCGACCACCCGGACATCGTCGCCGGTCAGGGCACGGTGGGGCTGGAGATCGTGGAGGACTTCCCGTCCACCCCCGGCGCCGACGGACCGGTCGAGACGATCCTGGTGCCGGTGTCCGGTGGGGGTCTCATCTCCGGGGTGGCCGCGGCGGTCGCCGCCCTGCTGCCCGACGTGAAGGTGGTCGGCGTGGAGCCCGCGCTGGCCGGGGACGCGGCCGAGTCGCTGCGCACCGGGCGCCGGGTGGCCTGGGAGCCGGCCGACACCGCCCGCACCGTCGCCGACGGCCTGCGCACGTTCAGCATCGGCGAGCTGCCCTGGCAGCACATCTCCACCCAGGTGCACGACATCGTCACGGTGTCCGAGGAGGAGATCCTGGACGCCACCCGAGAGCTGGCCCTGCGGGCGCGGCTGCTGGCCGAGCCCAGTGGCGCGGTGAGTGTGGCGGCGTACCTGCACCACGCCGACCGGCTGCCCGGCGGCCGGACGGTGGCGGTGGTCTCGGGTGGGAACATCGATCCCGCCCTGCTCGGTCGCCTGCTCACCCAGCCCTGA